One region of Scophthalmus maximus strain ysfricsl-2021 chromosome 15, ASM2237912v1, whole genome shotgun sequence genomic DNA includes:
- the ralgapa2 gene encoding ral GTPase-activating protein subunit alpha-2 isoform X5, translating into MFTRRGHGDVKKSTQKVLDPKKDVLTRLKHLRSLLDIIDKSELKAFFEGNCSQIYFIFYENFITLESNLKQKGNKSQREELDSILFIFEKILQLLPEKIYNRWQFHSIGSILKKLLHTGNSFKIRCEGIRLFLLWLQALRDNCAEEQFLVFACLVPGFPAVPSTRGPCTLDTIIYNPFSNPPDGEAGTSKVVPEEITPLVPAVVGEKVADDQTCYILDTLLKYMVIQASSLEWRNKENQNTGFRFLFSLFKKYYLPHLFPSFTKLTNLYKPLLDLPHHRPKPLYVPVTRNNESTFCTRDQYLAPRVAFITWLVTFFLEKKYVSSAAVAQSAKNGTEVIPKLIQTVTAGSSSQEKKEDKTSDGDANGAAGEPEKSHSNSSTLSDRRPSDSSLCSIEEEHRYVYDMVHAILLSTRDNVNFVNEVFHQAFLLPSCEASATRKVIKVYRKWILQDKPGFMSEPDKTSRGDEMDGRSEQILNSTETNSIHVQMESHGHRRTSSWGRTYSFSSAINRGFLTEEQNRDVKAGIQPTLQVFLTNSSNVFLLEPCQDVPKLLENQVEVCKGVLSIYRHMIMEHTMDTQTWEQMLQVLLRITEAVMKRPQENQRKDSFAESLASILFRTIIVAWVRANLCVFISRELWDELLAVLSSLTCWEELVTEWASIMDSLTAVLARSVYGLDMGSLPLDKLSEQKEKKQRGRGVIQDSQKAAAVARSFSLSWRNHGEQGGPGVQEPMRIRSATTSGAPGVENARNNVRQKASAKRSQSISNCVHLYEALPTTKSVPMLLHTVSSFLPGISSGNSACSHRLSDVEECQLSECGGEEELGGRDSPLPRSSSTSDITQQPAETLPAQKRECSPTSCGSDSRTSEGRRESSEPPVILIRQSSNTAETECNAEGHTNYTRPKIREKSESISSETSNGYLNEAEVTWQAFDEEADTQSTQSAHMDVTTDPQGQGSLLLSHNEALAGPECAHPPHSAPPSYHHHNHYHYPQNPPTSPALLVHTECPRDYPLDDNMHQSVLHMPHHLDSSECLADDVSIIAGGTLSGWHADSAFVLWRRILGILGDVNSIRCPKIHGKVFSYLYELWHKLAKIRDNLGISVDNQSSPPQPAFIPPLRMLASWLFRATMLPAEYKAGKLQAYKLICEMMTRHQDVLPNSDFLVHLYYIIHKGFSSDDQDVLNTIIRSCSPRFFFLGLPGFTMLLGDFITAAACVLSSVSPEAPRMEAQTVLGSLVCLPNLYLQIPVLQHVPGSEEILVGNEDIKDYLVNILLETATKEHCEGARCIAVCSLGLWVCEELMQKNIHVQVKDAINVLGVTLKFGNKAVAQVACDVFQLLISHWEHLKRLESTLPKKIIEIFVATIAFLLPSAEHSTVEADKKLMVSLLLCLLDWCMAVPLSLLLEPVTMPSVDDRTSHKAPLLDYIYRVLHCCVSGSNLHTQQSHYLLSLSDLSSDYDLMLGQVKSFEPPPSQSTTTDFGNLLTVAEEKRRRNMELIPLTARMIMTHLVNHLGHHPLSGGPALLHSLVSENHDNPYVESSELSSEVFKSPNLQLFVFNDSTLVSYLQIPAETPTVGQPRHPSSQVRVIVRDISGKYSWDGAILYCTTQEDPVDMGVFDAVDHPLSNTEPVAHSRNQTHSPTKGPHKKHCSISDSLSGCCEEEEVDVLDTLLEDLGHSSPECLPQSPLQLNQPAPSPRGMNIEQESAILEAILCQTQQEEEQVRSWDADVSFRAACQSEPSHQEPKAPFYFCRLLLNDLGMNSWDRRKSFHLLKKNSKLLRELKNLDSRQCRETHKIAVFYIGEGQEDKCSILSNSAGSQAYEDFVSGLGWEVDLATHCGFMGGLQRNGSTGVTAPYYATSTVEAIFHVSTRMPSDSGDCLTKKLRHLGNDEVHIVWSEHSRDYRRGIIPTDFGDVLIVIYPMKNHMYFIQIMKKPQVPFFGPLFNGAIINGKLLPSLVRATCINASRAVKSRLTLYQSFYEERALYLEAIAQNHREVMTFEDFASQVFSPSPGYPMSGTD; encoded by the exons atATCATTGACAAGAGTGAACTGAAAGCATTCTTCGAGGGCAACTgttctcagatttattttatcttCTATGAAAATTTCATTACACTGGAAAgcaacttaaaacaaaaag GGAACAAATCTCAAAGGGAGGAGCTGGACTCTATCCTCTTTATTTTTGAA aaaATTCTCCAACTCCTGCCCGAGAAAATCTACAACCGATGGCAGTTTCACAGTATAG GTTCTATTCTGAAAAAGCTTCTACACACTGGAAATTCATTCAAG ATTCGCTGTGAGGGGATCCGTCTCTTCCTGCTGTGGCTGCAGGCCCTGAGGGACAACTGTGCTGAGGAGCAGTTCCTCGTCTTTGCCTGTCTGGTGCCAGGATTCCCTGCTGTGCCCTCCACTAGAGGGCCCTGCACCCTCGACACCATCATTTACAACCCCTTCTCCAATCCGCCTGATGGTGAGGCGGGCACAT CTAAAGTGGTGCCTGAGGAGATTACCCCGCTCGTTCCGGCTGTGGTGGGAGAAAAAGTTGCAGATGACCAGACCTGTTATATCCTCGATACCCTGCTCAAGTACATGGTCATTCAG GCATCCAGTTTAGAATGGAGGAACAAAGAGAAccagaacacaggcttcaggttTCTCTTCAGCCTGTTCAAGAAGTACTACCTACCACATTTATTCCCCTCATTCACCAAACTCACAAACCTCTACAAGCCTTTATTAG ACCTCCCGCACCACAGACCAAAACCCTTGTACGTGCCAGTGACGCGGAACAATGAGAGCACCTTCTGCACCAGGGACCAGTACCTGGCGCCCCGTGTGGCCTTTATCACCTGGCTTGTCACCTTCTTCCTGGAGAAGAAGTATGTCAGCAGTGCTGCAGTGGCGCAGAGCGCCAAAAACGGCACCGAGGTCATTCCCAAACTCATCCAG ACTGTCACTGCAGGCAGTAGCAgccaggagaagaaggaggataAGACATCAGATGGGGATGCGAACGGAGCAGCGGGGGAGCCTGAGAAGAGCCACTCCAACAGCAGCACGCTGTCGGACCGGCGGCCCAGCGATTCCAGTTTGTGTAGCATCGAGGAGGAGCACCGCTATGTCTACGACATGGTGCATGCCATCCTGCTGTCCACCAGGGACAATGTGAATTTTGTCAATGAGGTCTTCCACCAG GCTTTCCTTCTGCCATCCTGCGAGGCGTCCGCAACCAGGAAGGTGATCAAAGTGTACAGGAAGTGGATTCTACAGGACAAGCCCGGCTTCATGTCAGAGCCTGACAAAACTTCCCGGGGAGATGAAATGGATGGCCGCTCTGAACAGATACTGAACAGCACTGAGACAAACAGCATTCATGTACAG ATGGAGAGTCACGGTCACAGACGAACATCCAGCTGGGGGAGGACTTACTCCTTCAGCAGCGCCATCAATCGGGGCTTTCTCACCGAGGAGCAGAACAGGGACGTCAAGGCTGGCATCCAGCCCACGCTCcag GTGTTCCTGACCAACTCATCCAATGTGTTCCTTTTGGAGCCATGCCAGGATGTACCGAAACTTCTGGAAAACCAGGTTGAGGTGTGCAAAGGTGTTCTCAGCATCTACCGTCACATGATCATGGAGCACACGATGGATACACAGACGTG gGAGCAGATGCTGCAGGTACTGCTGAGGATCACTGAGGCGGTGATGAAGAGGCCACAggaaaaccaaagaaaagacAGCTTTGCAGAAAGTTTAGCATCGATACTCTTCAGG ACCATCATCGTGGCGTGGGTGCGAGCCAACTTGTGCGTATTTATCTCCCGGGAGCTATGGGACGAGCTGCTGGCAGTGTTGTCCTCTCTTACCTGCTGGGAGGAGCTGGTGACGGAGTGGGCCAGCATCATGGACTCGCTGACGGCTGTGCTGGCACGCTCCGTCTATGGCCTGGACATGGGCAGCCTGCCTCTGGACAAACTCAGTgaacagaaggagaagaagcagagaggacgtg GAGTGATCCAGGACTCCCAGAAGGCCGCAGCAGTGGCCCGCTCCTTCTCACTGAGCTGGAGGAACCATGGGGAGCAGGGTGGGCCGGGGGTTCAAGAGCCAATGAGGATTCGCTCTGCCACTACGTCAGGTGCTCCTGGTGTGGAGAATGCCAGAAATAACGTCCGACAGAAAGCATCTG CTAAGCGAAGCCAGTCCATCAGCAACTGTGTCCATCTGTATGAGGCTTTGCCCACCACTAAAAGTGTTCCTATGCTGCTCCACACTGTGAGCTCTTTCTTGCCTGGTATCTCTTCTGGTAACTCTGCTTGCTCTCACAGACTCTCAG ATGTGGAGGAATGTCAGCTGTCAGAAtgtgggggagaggaggagctgggagGCAGGGATAGCCCTCTGCCACGTAGCAGCAGCACCTCCGACATCACCCAACAACCGGCTGAAACTTTACCCG CCCAGAAGAGAGAGTGCTCCCCTACTTCCTGTGGCTCAGACAGTAGGACGTCTGAGGGCCGGAGAGAAAGCAGTGAGCCACCGGTG ATCCTCATCCGACAGAGCAGCAATACAGCTGAGACAGAGTGCAACGCTGAGGGACACACAAACTACACAAGGCCCAAGATCAGAGAGAAAA GTGAGAGTATAAGCAGTGAGACGTCCAATGGCTACCTCAATGAAGCTGAGGTTACCTGGCAGGCCTTCGACGAGGAGGCTGACACTCAGTCCACACAGTCCGCCCACATGGATGTGACAACTGACCCCCAAGGCCAGGGGAGTTTGCTGCTCAGCCACAACGAGGCTCTAGCAG gtcctGAGTGTGCCCACCCTCCCCACTCTGCACCCCCGTCctaccaccaccacaaccactaCCACTACCCCCAGAATCCCCCCACCTCACCAGCCCTGCTGGTGCACACAGAGTGCCCTCGGGACTACCCCCTGGACGACAACATGCATCAGTCTGTCTTACACATGCCACACCACTTGG ACAGCAGCGAATGTCTGGCTGACGATGTCAGTATCATCGCTGGTGGGACCCTGAGTGGTTGGCACGCTGATTCAGCCTTCGTCCTATGGAGGAGGATATTGGGTATACTGGGAGATGTCAACAGCATCCGCTGCCCAAAAATCCACGGCAAGGTCTTCTCCTATCTCTATGAGCTCTGGCACAAGCTGGCCAAG ATCCGGGACAACCTTGGGATCAGTGTGGACAACCAGTCTTCTCCACCCCAACCtgccttcatccctcctctccgaATGCTTGCCTCTTGGCTCTTCAGG gCCACCATGCTGCCAGCAGAATACAAGGCCGGCAAACTGCAGGCCTACAAGCTGATCTGTGAGATGATGACCAGGCACCAGGATGTGCTCCCCAACAGTGATTTCTTGGTGCACCTCTACTACATTATACACAAGGGCTTCTCCAGCGACGACCAG GATGTTTTGAACACCATCATCCGCTCCTGCTCCCCTCGATTCTTCTTCCTCGGCCTGCCGGGCTTCACCATGCTTCTTGGAGAtttcatcactgctgctgcctgtgttcTCAGCTCAGTTTCCCCAGAG GCTCCGAGGATGGAGGCTCAAACTGTCCTGGGCTCTTTGGTGTGTCTCCCCAACCTTTACCTCCAGATTCCTGTATTGCAACACGTGCCTGGCTCTGAGGAAATTCTTGTGGGCAATGAGGACATCAAG GATTATCTGGTCAACATCCTGCTAGAAACAGCAACAAAGGAACACTGTGAAGGGGCCAG GTGCATTGCTGTGTGCAGTCTGGGCCTGTGGGTGTGTGAGGAgctcatgcaaaaaaacatccacGTCCAAGTTAAAGATGCCATCAATGTCTTGGGAGTAACACTAAAG TTTGGGAACAAAGCCGTGGCACAAGTAGCCTGTGACGTGTTCCAGCTGCTCATTTCTCACTGGGAACACCTGAAGAGGTTGGAGTCCACTCTGCCCAAGAAAATCATTGAG ATCTTTGTGGCCACAATAGCCTTTTTGTTGCCGAGCGCAGAGCACTCAACGGTGGAAGCGGACAAAAAG TTGATGGTGTCGCTGCTGCTTTGCCTGTTAGACTGGTGCATGGCCGTTCCCTTGAGTCTCCTGCTGGAACCAGTCACCATGCCTTCAGTGGACGATCGCACATCCCACAAGGCTCCACTGCTGGACTACATCTACAGG GTGCTGCACTGCTGTGTGTCCGGCTCCAACCTGCACACCCAACAGAGCCACTACCTCCTCAGCCTGTCAGACTTGTCCTCTGACTACGACCTCATGTTGGGTCAGGTTAAGAGCTTCGAGCCGCCGCCCTCCCAGTCAACCACTACTGACTTCGGCAACCTGCTCACCGTAGCTGAAG AAAAGCGACGTCGGAACATGGAGCTGATACCCCTGACGGCGCGGATGATCATGACACACCTGGTGAACCATCTGGGTCACCATCCTCTGAGCGGTGGCCCGGCCCTTCTCCACAGCCTAGTGAGCGAAAATCATGACAACCCGTATGTGGAGTCGTCGGAGCTGTCCTCAGAGGTCTTCAAAAGCCCAAatctgcagctgtttgtcttCAACGATAGCACGCTCGTGTCCTACCTGCAGATCCCCGCTGAGACACCCACCGTGGGCCAACCCCGACATCCTTCTTCCCAAGTGCGAGTCATCGTCCGGGACATCTCTGGCAAATACTCGTGGGATGGCGCAATCCTCTATTGCACCACCCAAGAAGACCCCGTTGACATGGGAGTTTTTGATGCCGTTGACCACCCTCTTTCTAACACCGAACCCGTCGCTCACAGTAGAAACCAGACCCACTCTCCAACTAAGGGGCCGCACAAAAAGCATTGTTCAATCTCGGACTCCCTCTCTGGCTgttgtgaggaggaggaagtcgaTGTCCTCGATACGCTGTTGGAAGACCTCGGCCACAGCAGCCCAGAATGCCTGCCCCAGTCACCACTCCAACTTAACCAGCCAGCCCCCTCACCCCGTGGCATGAACATAGAGCAAGAGAGCGCCATTCTGGAGGCCATCCTCTGTCAGacccagcaggaggaggagcaagtgAGGAGTTGGGATGCTGATGTGAGCTTTCGGGCCGCCTGCCAGAGTGAACCATCACACCAGGAACCAAAAGCTCCTTTCTATTTCTGCCGGCTGCTGCTTAACGACCTCGGCATGAACTCCTGGGACCGCAG gaaaagTTTCCACTTGCTGAAGAAAAATTCAAAGCTCTTAAGAGAACTGAAGAACTTGGATTCCCGGCAATG CCGAGAGACGCACAAGATTGCTGTGTTCTACATTGGAGAGGGACAAGAAGACAAGTGCTCTATCCTGTCCAACAGCGCAGGCAGCCAGGCCTATGAAGACTTTGTATCGGGACTGGGATGGGAG GTGGACCTGGCCACACACTGTGGCTTCATGGGCGGCCTCCAGAGGAATGGCAGCACAGGTGTAACAGCTCCTTACTATGCTACCTCCACTGTGGAAGCCATCTTCCACGTCTCCACGCGTATGCCGTCTGATTCTGGTGACTGCCTCACTAAAAAG CTGCGTCACCTGGGAAACGACGAGGTACACATAGTGTGGTCGGAGCACAGCAGGGACTACCGGCGCGGCATCATCCCAACCGACTTTGGAGACGTGCTGATTGTCATCTACCCAATGAAGAACCACATGTATTTCATCCAGATCATGAAGAAACCACAG